The Herbiconiux sp. A18JL235 region ATGTCGAACACCTCGGGCATCAGCACGTACCGCCCGATGACGGCGAGGTTCGAGGGGGCGGTGCCCGCCTCGGGCTTCTCGACGAGGCCGGTGACCTTCACCACGTCGTCTTCGTCGGTCGACTCGACCGAGGCGACACCGTAGAGGTGGGTCATCGAGGGGTCGACCTCCATCAGTGCGATGACGGTGGCGCTGCGGGCCGACTGCACCTCGAGCATCCGCTTCAGCAGCGGGTCGCGAGCGTCGATGATGTCGTCGCCGAGCAGCACGGCGAACGGCTCGTGCCCGACGTGCATCTTCGAGCGCAGCACGGCGTGGCCGAGGCCGAGCGGGTCGCCCTGACGCACGTAGTGCATCTCGGCGAGGGCGGTCGACTCGTTGACCACCCGGAGCATGTCGCCCTTGCCCTTCTGCTCGAGCGTCGACTCGAGCTCGTAGACCCGGTCGAAGTGGTTCTCGATGGCGGCCTTGTTGCGGCCGGTGACGACGAGCACGTCGTTGAGGCCGGCGTCGACGGCCTCCTCGACCACGTACTGGATCGCCGGTTTGTCGACGACCGGGAGCATCTCCTTCGGCATGGCCTTCGTGGCCGGGAGGAAGCGCGTGCCCAGTCCGGCCGCCGGAATAACTGCTTTCGTCAGAGGTGTCCCCATGGGGAAAGCGTATCGGGGATCGGAGTCGAGCGGATGCGCGCGACCGGTACGCCGAAACACCCGCGACACACTGTGCGATCTACACTGGCCACCATGGCTGAGGATGCGACTCTCGACAAAAGGGCGCTGCGCGCCGAGCTGCGTGAGCGCCGCCGCACGAGGCCTGCGCACCAGGTCGACACCGCCAACGAGGGCTTCACGGCCCGACTCACCGAGCTCGCTCTGGAGACCGGGGCGCGCACCATCGCTGCGTACCTCTCGAACTCCTTCGAGCCCGACACGCGGCCCTTCCTCAACTGGGCGCTCGCCGACGGCCGGCGCATCCTGCTGCCCATCGCCCGGCAGGACGGCCTGCTCGACTGGGCCGAGGGCGACGGCGAGACCGAGACCGAGGGGCTGTACGGCATGCCGGAACCGGTGGGCGGCATCCTCGGGCCGATCGCCATCAACGACGCCGACCTCATCGTCATCCCGGCGTCCGCCGTCGATGTCGCCGGCACGCGCATGGGGTGGGGGCGCGGCTACTACGACCGCACCCTCGGATCGATGGAGAAGTGCCCCCCGGTGTACGCGGTCGTCTTCGACGACGAGGTGCTCGACGAGGTGCCGCGGGAGGTGCACGACGCGCCGGTCGACGGCATCGTCACGCCGACGCGCATCCTGCGCTTCGAGCGTCGGTAGTCGCCGGTAGAATCGAGCCTCGTGCCCACCTACTCCTACCGTTGCACCGAGTGCGACAATGCGTTCGACAT contains the following coding sequences:
- the galU gene encoding UTP--glucose-1-phosphate uridylyltransferase GalU, translated to MGTPLTKAVIPAAGLGTRFLPATKAMPKEMLPVVDKPAIQYVVEEAVDAGLNDVLVVTGRNKAAIENHFDRVYELESTLEQKGKGDMLRVVNESTALAEMHYVRQGDPLGLGHAVLRSKMHVGHEPFAVLLGDDIIDARDPLLKRMLEVQSARSATVIALMEVDPSMTHLYGVASVESTDEDDVVKVTGLVEKPEAGTAPSNLAVIGRYVLMPEVFDILENTPPGKGGEIQLTDALLTLADDDTIAGGVYGVVFGGRRYDTGDKLDYIKAIVQLASDRKDLGPSLRPWLQEFVSGL
- a CDS encoding 5-formyltetrahydrofolate cyclo-ligase; this translates as MAEDATLDKRALRAELRERRRTRPAHQVDTANEGFTARLTELALETGARTIAAYLSNSFEPDTRPFLNWALADGRRILLPIARQDGLLDWAEGDGETETEGLYGMPEPVGGILGPIAINDADLIVIPASAVDVAGTRMGWGRGYYDRTLGSMEKCPPVYAVVFDDEVLDEVPREVHDAPVDGIVTPTRILRFERR